Genomic window (Caldinitratiruptor microaerophilus):
CCGTCAGCACCAGCGCCAGGTCGTCGGTCAGCCGGTAGACCGCGGCGTCGTCGGGGTTGTCGAGGCCGACGATGACCTCCGCCGACGGCACCATCTGGGGCAAGTAGCGCAGAACCTGCGCCAGATCGGCAGGGCCGATCTTGCACCCTCAGCCGGCCTTGCTGGTCGTCTGGGTGAGGCGGATGCGCTCGCCCTCGGTCACCGCTGTCACCTCCCCTGCCCGGCGGCACGGGCCACGGCCGCGGCCACCAGGGGGATCTCGTCCGGCCAGAGCGTGCGCGGGTCGAGGAGGACCTCGCCCCGCTGGACCCGGGCCAGGACGGGCGGTTCGTGGGCCCGGAGCCCGGCCTCGACCTCGTGGGCCGGCCGGCCGGTGGGCTCCACGGCCACCAGCACGGTGGGGATCTCCACGCCCGGCAGCGATCCGCCGCCGACGGCCGAGAAGCCCTCGGCCAGGCGCACCCGGACGGCGTCACCGGCCTCCTGGCGGATGCGCGCCGCCAGGGCCTCGGCGACCGGCTGCAGGTCCTCCGGCCGCAGGGCGAGCATGCGCAGGATCGGGATCCGGGCGGCGGCCCGGTCGGGCTCGAGGTAGAGCCGGAGCGTCGCCTCGATCCCGGCGAGGGTCAGCTTGTCGACCCGCAGGGCCCGGGTGAGCGGGTGGCGCCGGCAGCGGTCGACCAGGGAGCGCCGCCCCACGATGAAGCCGCCCTGCGGGCCGCCCAGGAGCTTGTCGCCGGAGAACGTGACGAGGTCGGCGCCGGCGGCCAGGAGCTCGGGCATCGTGACCTCCGGCTCCAGGCCGAGCCGGCGGAGGTCGAGCATCACCCCGGAGCCCCAGTCGACCAGGAGCGGCAACCCGTGGCGGTGGGCCAGGGCGGCAAGGTCCGCCAGGGGCGGCGCCTCGGTGAAGCCGATCACCCGGAAGTTCGACTGGTGCACCTTGAGGATGGCGGCGGTCTCGGGCCGGAGGGCGTTCTCGTAGTCGCGCAGGTGGGTCTTGTTCGTGGTCCCCACCTCGACCAGGCGCGCCCCCCCCTGCACCATCACGTCCGGGACCCGGAACGAGCCGCCGATCTCGACCAGCTCGCCCCGGGAGACGATGACCTCCCGGTCCCGGCACAGGGCACTCAGCATCAGGAGCACCGCCCCGGCGCCGTTGTTGACCACCATGGCGGCCTCGGCGCCGGTCAGGCGGCACAGCAGTTCCTCCACGTGCGCGTAGCGGCTGCCCCGCTCGCCCGTGGCCAGGTCGAGCTCCAGGTTGTTGTACCGACCGGCCACCCGGACGATCGCCTCGATGGCTTCCTCGGCCAGGGGGGACCGGCCCAGGTTCGTGTGCAGCACCACGCCCGTCGCGTTGACGACGTGCCGCAGCCGCGGGCGCAGCCGGCGCTGCAGGTGCCGCTCGGCACGGCGCGCCAGCGCCTCGGGGCTGAGGTCCACGGCCTGCGCCGCCGCCTCGTCGGGCGCAGCCGCGATCTCCGCCCGGACCGCCGCCAGGACCTCACCCACGGCCTCGGTCACGAGTTCCCGGTCGTGCGCCCGGAGGAGGGCCTGCGCCGCCTCAGCGGACAGGATCTCGTTCACCGGGGGGATCTCCCGCAGCCGCTTCTGCTGCCATTCCTGCAAGGGCGCCCCTCCGCCCCTCTCACCGCTCGACCCCGCCTGCCGCCAGGGGCTCCTCGGTGGGGGAGCCCCTGGCGCGGCCGGACAGGAGCATTATAACACACTGGCAGCGCTCCCAACGGCGCAGGGGGGTGGCACCCGGCCATTCGCCCGGTCCTGGAAGCGCTTCCCACGGGGAATCCGCCGTCGCGCCCCCTGGTCTCGCTGCGGCTGCGCCTTCTGCTCGTGGCCCTCACGGTCGTCCTGATCGCGGGCTTGACCCTCCTGGACATCTACCCGCCCAACGTGACCAGGAACGCCGGCGGGCTCGCAGGGCCAATCTCATAGGCCCTCAACCCCGCGCAGGGGGCGCAGCCCGTGACCGGGCTGCGCTCCGGGACGCCGATTCAGGGCCGGAGGCGGCCGGACCGCCGGCGGGCACCACCGCAGGCGTGCCGTTCTCCTTCGCCGTACACCTGCTTGCGACACTCGGCCAGCACCCGCGCATCCGCCAAGGCTAGTCCCCCGGCGAGGGCTCCGGCTCCGGCGGGATCACACCCTCCCTCTCCCGGGCATACGGGAGCACCATCCAGACGACGGTACCGAGCGCCAGGACGAGGAACGCGGCGAACACCGCCATCAGACCCCACTGGGCGGCGACCTGCCAGCCCTCCGGGGGCAGGTACTGGACGGCCTGTGCCCGGCGGGCGACCTCCCGGAGGATCGCCGGGGGGGCGGCGGCCAGGGCCAGGACGAGGGCCCCGAGGAGGCCCGCGAGCCGGGCCTGTGGGCGCCCCGGCACGGCCAGGGCCAGCAGGACGAGGCCGAGCAGCGCGAGCACCGGCCCGGCCGCCAGCAGAACCGTGCCACCCGGCAGTGCGCCGATGGCCGCCCGGGCGACCTCGGGCAGGGTACGCCAGTACCACGGAGCCACGACCGCCTGGCCGCCCAGGCTCATCACCAGCACGGCGAGGCCCAGCTTGCGCCCCGCCCCGGCGTGGGCGGGAACGTCACCGGGCCGGCCGGCCCACGCCGCGTACGCCGCCAGGTAGCCGCCGGCGAGCGCGAAGGCCGCGAGCAGGGCGTGAAGGAAGCGGGGCGCGCCCTCGGCGCCGGCGGCCGGAAGGCCGAGCCCCCGCGGGTCGGCCGAGTAGACGGCCATCCACCGCTCCGGCTGCAGCATGAACGCGTAGCCGCGGCTGAACACCATCGCCACGACACCGACGAGCAGGGAGACGCCGAGCAGGATCCACGTGCGAGCCTGGCGGAGGCGACGCCCGGCCAGCGCCGCCACGTACATGCCGTAGTAGGCAAGGATGAGGAGCCCCAGGGTCGAGAGCCAGGGCCAGCCCATGAGGACCGTCGCCGGGTAGAACAGGTTGCCGTACAGGAGCTGGATGAAGAGGAGGGGCGCCACGCCCAGTGTGATGGTCGCCGGCATGGCCACCGGCAGGAGCCCCGCAAGGCGGTCGGCCAGCTCGCGGTAAGCGGGCCGCCTCCGGCCGAGCAGGTCGGACACCAGGGTCAGCACGCTGCCGCCCAGCACGGCGGCCATTGGCAGGACGTGGAGGAAGAAGGTGAGGACCAGGAGGCTCTCCAGGAGCCAGACAGGCGCCGGCAGCGGGAGCGCCTCGGCCCGCGGGATGGGCATCGACGCCGGCATGGACTTATTCACCTCCGGTGAGCGCGCCGGCCCGGGCGAGGGCAGGCTGCTGGGCGGAAGCCGTCTGTCCAGGCGGGTTCAACGAGAGGAGGTAGGCCACCAGTGCCTTGCGCTCCTCGTCGGTCCCCACCAGCGGCGGCATGAAACCCTTCAGCCGGTCCAGGTGCTGCAGGCCGGTGTCCAGGAGCTCCTCGTTCCATCCCGCCACGAGCGGCCGGATGCCGTTGTAGCCGTCGATGGTGTGACAGCTCATGCACTGCACCCGGAAGACCTCCCGGCCGGCGGTGAGCGGATCGGCCTCGGCGGCCGACTTCACCAGGCTCCACCGGGCCTCGGCGAGCACGCTCCGGCCCTGCATGGCGGGGATGTCCCGGGCGTAGAGGCCGTTCGAGTAGAGCACCCCGTACACCAGGTAGGGCTTGCGGATCCCTTCCCGGACCCACTCGGTGCCGCCGGTGGCGACCAGGCCGAGCGCCAGCACCACCGCGGCGGCGACCGGGGTCACGTGCTGGGCCCGTGCAAAGGCGCCGTAGCGGGCGTAGAAGAAGATGAGAGCCGATGCGGCGAGCGTGAAGAAGAACATCAGGCTGACCGGGGCCGCCCCACCGAGCACCAGCGCCCGGGCCGGGGCGGGCGCCACGGCGAGGAACCAGATGCTCGTGAGCGGCAGGGCGAAGAAGCCCGGCATGAGCCAGTAGGAGGCGAACCGCACCATCTCCTCCCGGACGCGGGCATCCCGGGCCACGGGCGCCGTCAGGAGGCCCCACAGGCCGGCCAGGGCGAGGCTGGCCGCCGTGCGGGCGAGCATCGACGGCACGTACCCGGGGTTGAAGAAGGCATGCAGCACGTTCCCCGTCTCCGGCCACCGTCCGGGGGTGAGCATGAAGGCGACGATGCCGCTGATGACGGCCAGGCTGAGCCATGCCGCGGCCGCGTAAATGGCCCCGGTGGCGACGTGGGTGCGGGGGCTCATCCGGTCCCACCCGTAGTAGTAGAGCAGGGCGGCGGCGATCTCGACGATGAAGAACGTCCACTCGATGGCCCAGAACCAGACGAAGTTGCGGATCAGCAGGGCGGTGCCGTGCGGGCTGACGAGGCCGATCGTGAACCAGATCCCGACCCCCGTCAGCGCCCCCAGCACGATCGTCAGGAGCAGGAAGATGCGGCTGTGGTAGCGCAGGTAGGCGAGCTGTTCCCTGTCGCCCTTGCGATGGGCGCGCCACTCGGCGACGGCGAGGAAGATGCCCCCGCCGACGGCAAACTGGGCGACGTACACGTGGACGATCGCCACGATCGCGATCAGCAGCCCGCCCCCGAGGCCGGGCAGCTCCCAGACCGGGTAGTTCACCCTACCACCCCCAGGCTTTGTTCCTGTGGTATCAAATTAAATCACGGTGTTGAGCCGGACAATGATTCGGCAGGCCTAATTTCCCGTGCGACAAAATAGGCGAACTGGAACGCCCGGCGCAGACCCCTGTCCGGCAGGATCACCCAGGCCTCTGCCGTATTCCTTGGCGGGGGTGGGGGGCGATGGTCCGGGTCCTGGGCGTCGACCCCGGCACGGAGAGCTTCGGCCTCTGCTGCCTCGAGGGTGGGGAGATGGCCTGGGAGGAGGAACTCCCGACGGCGGACCTCGGAGACGAGCCGGACCGCCTCCGCGAGCACCTGGCGGCCCGGGGACCGTACGAGCTGATCTGCGGGCCGTCGGGGTACGGTTTGCCGTGGCGACTCGCCCGGGATCTTGAGGAGGACGACATCCGCCTGGCGGCCCTCGTCCGGCCCGGTGACACCGGGAGCGGGGGCATCGGCGCGTTCACGCGGGTGCTCCGCAACCTCGCCCGACTGCCCTGGCCGGTCGTGCTCGTCCCGGGCGTCGCCCACCTGGCCACCGTGCCGTCGCACCGGAAGGTGAACCGGATCGACATGGGCACCGCCGACAAGGTGTGCGTCGCCGCCCTGGCCGTCGCCGACTGGGCCCGCCGTACGGGTCGGCCGTATGCCGCAGCCCGGCTGGTCGTCGTCGAGGTGGGGGCGGCGTTCACGGCGGTGATCGGCGTCGAGGGCGGCTGCATCGTCGACGGCCTGGGTGGTTCCAGCGGGGCACCGGGGTTCCGCTGCGGCGGCGCCATGGACGCCGAGGCCGCGTACTGGCTGGGGTCAGTCTCGAAGGCGACCGTGTTCTCCGGCGGCGTGTACCGGGTCGCCGGCCAGCCCGATCCGGACTGGCGGGGGTTCCTGGACGCGATCACGAGTGGTGCCGCCCCCGACCGCTACCGCCTCGCCTGGGACTGGTGGCTGGAGGGGATCGAGAAGGCGGTCGCGGCGGTGGCAGTGAACGTGGGTGAGCCGCGGGAGGTCGTCCTGTCCGGGCGGGTGGGGCTCGAACCCCCTGTCGCCCGCGCGCTGGCGGAGCGGCTCCGGCGGTACGGGGGGGTGGCGGAGCTCCGGCCCCGGGCGCGAGCCAAGGCCGCCGCCGAGGGGGCCGCCGTCATCGCCGACGGGCTGGCCGGCGGGCGGTACGCCGGGCTCGTCGAGGCCATGCGGCTCCGGGAGGCCGGCGGAACGGTCCTGGACCACCTCTACTACGGCTGAGGGAGGCGCCGGCATGGAGTTCGTCTGCAACTCGTGCGACCACCACCACCGCGGCGCCGACGCGCCCTGGCGCTGCCCCCGCTGCGGCGGGGCGTTCGACCTGCGCCTGGAGGTCGACCTCCGGCGGCAAGCCATCGAGACCGGCCCTCCGAACCTGTGGCGCTACGCCGGGGCCCTGCCCCCGGTGCCGCCGGAGGCCCGCGTGAGCCTGGGTGAGCCCGTGACGCCCCTGGTGGAGTCGACGTGGGCGGGCGTGCCGGTCCGCTTCAAGCTCGACTACCTCTTCCCCACGGGCTCGTACAAGGACAGGGGGAACGCCGTCTTCGTCAGCGTCCTGCGGGCGGCCGGGGTCAGCGCCGTGGTCGAGGACTCCTCCGGCAACGCGGGGGCATCGCTCGCCGCCTACTGCGCCCGGGCGGGCATCCGCTGCACCATCTACGCCCCGGCGGACACCTCCCCCGCGAAGCTGGTGCAGATCCGGGCATACGGGGCCGAGGTCGTCGCCGTGCCCGGGTCCCGCGCCGAGACCGCCCGGGCCGTGCAGGTAGCCGCCGAACGGACCTACTACGCCAGCCACAACTGGAACCCGATCTTCCTGCACGCCATGAAGACCCTGGCATTCGAGATGTGCGAACAGCTCGGCTGGCGGGCCCCGGCGGCCGTCGTGATGCCGTGCGGGTACGGGAGCGTGGTCCTCGGCGCGTACCTGGGGTTCCAGGACCTCGTGTCCGCGGGTCTCATCGACCGCCTGCCCCGGCTTGTCGCCGTCCAGGCCGCGGCCTGTGCGCCCCTGTACGCGGCGTACCGGGCGGAAGGCAGGGCGCCCGCGTGCTCGGGCCACACCCTCGCCGAGGGCATCGCCTGCGCCGAACCCGTCCGCCCGGAGCGGATCCTCGAGGCGATCCGGGCGAGCGGAGGCGAGGTGATCGCGGTCTCGGAGGACGAGATCCTGGACGGGCTCCGGGCGCTCGCGGCGCAGGGGCTTTACGTCGAGCCCACCTCGGCGGTCGTGGCCGCCGCCATGAGCCGCCTCGCCGGGGAAGGCCGGCTCGAGCCCGGCACCGTCGCCGTCCTGACCGGCAGCGGACTCAAGGCCACGGAGAAGTTGGTGAGGGTCCTGACGACCGGGACCCAGGTCCGTTTCTGAGCTCCGCCGACCCCGGGAGGGTGTGCCCACCGGTTCACGCGACCCCATACGGCACGTGTTGCTCACGGATCCGGTCGCCGCCGGAACCGCCGTTGAAACCGCCGGGGAACCCGAACGCGAGGACGTCACGAAGGAGCTCCGGCCACTCGTCGCGTCGGAGCCTCGTTCCGTGCAAGGAGGCGAGGATCAGAATGGTCCCGGCCAGCTGCGGACTACCGGGTGTCCAGGCACGGCGGAGGAGCGGGAGAAGAGAGCGATCGCCGAGGGCGAGCGCGACGTCGGCCAGGAGTTGTCGGTCGTGGGCAACGATGTCCGCCCAGTGTCTCTTGATCAGTGCGACTGAGCGCTGGACCGGGACGAGCGAGAGGGCACGCAGAAGCCCTGCTTTCTCTTCGGGTGCCGCCGGATGCAACCTGCGCGCGATGGCAGGGATGGCGCCGGCGCCCTGTGCGGCCAGGGCCTTCACCACATGGGGGCGGTTCCCGCCCGCCCTCGGCAGTGCGGAAAGAAGACCTGGTATGGCGGCGGTGCCCCGGCCGGGGTGCTGGAACGCGAGTCGGCGTAAGAGCTTCGCAGTGCGCCTGCCTGCCCACCCATCCGGACGGGTCGCCAGAAGCTGGCCCAGGGCCCCGGCCACGTCAGGGCCGACACCGAGCATCTCGGCTTCCCACTGGCCCGGCAACCACGGCACCTCCAGGCTCCACACCCAGAGCCGCGTGGCATGGTCGGGGCCGGTACCTTGAATCACGCCTCGGTGGGCCATCCCATAAACGGCGAGCATCTCCGCCGCAGCCAGGGCAAGAAGCGATTCCTGCAACCGAGCCTCGTCTGGTCGGAGTCCGGGCACGGAACCCGGCGGCCCGTCACCTCCGGCAGCCATGCCACGCGTCGCCGCATCGCCCGGCGCGGGATCGGCCAGAGCGGCAAAAAGCCAGACCAGCCGGCGCGCCGGGATCAGGAAGGGCGATACTCCAGAGGCGGTCAGGTCCGCAAAGAATTCCCTTACCCGGGTGGCCCAGTTCCGAATGGATGCCCCCTCGGGTTCCTCTGGACGGGCCCACGCAGCGGGGACCGGTGATCCGCCGGGTCCCCCGACCCGCTCGAGATTGGCCTGCACGTCTTGCACGGCGGCTGTCCACCCACGTTGCGCAAACACGTGCGTCAAGGAGGCGATGCGACGGGCGAGCCCTAGACCTTCCGAAACGGCGAGGAACAGGGGACCCAAGACCTGGCCGTCCCGGAGCCGGTACCACCTCACGGCCCGGTGCAGATCGGCCCGTGTCCCGACGCGCACCAGTGCCTCGAAGACAGCCTCTCTCTCGTACACCCGACCGGGTGAGAACGCGATGCGACGAAGGGCTGCGAGGACAGGTTGCGATCGGACCATGGCCAGGGCCTGGGCCAGAAGGCGAACGGTTGCTTTTCGGTCCTCGTCGCGGGCAGGCGTCCCGGTGCCGGGGCCCGTGTCCTCGAGCACCTGTCCGAGGAGGCGGAGAGCGGCCGGCACGAATGTCCGGTCCCCGCACCGTGCCAGTGCGACGCAGGCATGCCCCGCACCCGGTCCGGTGGCTCGTTCCACGTAACGGCGCAAAGGCTCCGTGGCCACCGACGGCGCCCACTCTGCCATGGCTTCGGCGGCGTACCCGCGGACTTGGGGGTCCGGATCCTCCAGGAGAGCGGTGAGAAGGGACTCGCCCCGGGTAGAGGGCGCCAGGTCCGCGAGACGCCAGCATACCCAGGAGCGGACCAGGATCTGCGGCGACCGGGACCATCGCTCGATGTCGTCGAGGGTCCAGAGGGGACGATTTCCCGCGCCTCGCATGCCGTCACTCTCCCTGCCGAACCGGCCGAATGCCGAACTCCAGTTCGATCCCCATTGCGCAGGATACCATACCGTATTCTTGTTGGCAAGACAGGCAACGAAAACCATTCAACGGCAGGCAACATCCGGAGTGCCTCGCAGGCGCAGGGATTCCGGTGGCCGGGATCTAAGAAGATAAGGCATGAGCAACCGGACCCAGCGACCGTACGCCCCGAAGCAATTCCTGCTCTCGCCGCCCTCCTCGCCGCCGGCCACCCCGACGGAGCACCCATGATTCCCCAGTGGGTCCTGGTCGGCGCCGCTTACCTCGTCGACGGCTGGGTGGGCGACCCGCCGCGCTGGCCCCACCCGGTCCGCTGGATCGGCGCCCTCATCACCGCCCTCGAGCGCCTGGTCCGCCCCCGGACCCGGGGACCCCGCGCCGAACTGGTGGCAGGGGCGGCGCTCGCCGCCGCCACCGTCGCCGTCTCCGCCGGAGCCGCCTGGGCCGTGCTGCGGGTTGCAGGTGCGATCCACCCCCTCGTGGCCGACGGGGTGGCCGCGCTGGGGATGGCGTCGCTCCTGGCCCGCCGCAGCCTGGCTGACGCCGCCCGTTCCGTCTGGGCGCCCCTTCACGCCGGCGACCTGCCCCACGCCCGAACCGCCGCCGGCCAGATCGTGGGCCGGGACACGGTCGGGCTCGACGCCGGCGAGGTGGCCCGGGCGGCGATCGAAAGCGTCGCCGAGAACACCTCGGACGGCGTCATCGCCCCCCTGTTCTACGCCTTCATCGGCGGGCTTCCCCTGATGGCGGCGTACAAGGCCGTCAACACCCTGGACTCCATGATCGGCTACCGCAACGACCGGTACCTGTACTTGGGGCGGGCGGCGGCGCGCCTGGACGACGCCGCCAACTGGATCCCCGCGCGCCTCGCCGCGCTGTCGCTGGCCACGGCGGCAGCGCTGCTCCACCGGCGCGGCACCCGCGCCTGGAAAGCCGCGCTGGCCGACGCCCGCAAGCACCCCAGCCCCAACGCCGGCTGGCCGGAGGCCGCCATGGCCGGCGCCCTGGGGGTGCGCCTGGGCGGCACCAACTTCTACGGCGGTGTACCCTCCCACCGGCCGGTGCTCCACGGCGCGGGCCGGCCGCCGGCGGCGGCCGACCTGCCCCGGGCGGTCCGCCTCATGCAGACCGCCTGCCACCTGTTCCTGCTCGCCGGCCTCGTGGTGAGCGCTCTCGTCCACGGTGCGGGCGCCTGGGTGCCGGGGCGCTGAGTGCCGCGCGGCGGCAGGTCCCTCCCGCCCGGGCTCAGACGCCTTCGCCGAGGGCTCGCCGCAGCGCCGCCAGCAACCGGGCGTTGTCCTCCCGGGTCCGCACGGCGACGCGGAAGTACCCCGCCGGCAGGCCGAAGCTCCGGCAGTCCCGGATGAGGATACCAAGCGGCCCGAGGCGCTCCTGCAGCTCCCAGGCGGCGAGGCCGGTGCTCGAGCCGTCGACCAGGATGAAGTTCGCTGCCGGCGGCAGCGGCCGCAGCCCGGGGATGGCCGCAAGCTCCCGGTAGAGCCGCGCGGGCTCCTCCGCCACCCACGCCCGGGTGCGGGCGGCATACGCTTCCTCCGCCAGGGCCTGCCGCCCGGCCACCTGGGCGAGCGCGCCGACGCTCCACGGGTCCTGGAGACGGCGGAGCGCGCCGGCGAGGGCCGGGGCGGCGACCGCGTACCCCAGCCGGAGCCCCGGCAGGGCGTAGAACTTGGTCAGCGACCGGATGACGACCAGTCCCGGCCGCCGGGGGGCCTCCGCGAGCACGCTGGCGGCCGGCGGGTCGGGAGTGAGGTCCACGAAGGACTCGTCCACCACCAGGAGGCAGTCCTGGGCCGCCAACACGCCGGCGAGTTCGAGGACCTCGCCGGCGGGCAGGAGCACCCCGGTCGGGTTGTTCGGGTTGCAGAGGAAGAAAAGCCGTGCGCGGGCCGCCCGGGCAGCTCCGCCGAGGGCGGCCACGTCCGGGCGGAAACCCCGGTCGGGGTCGAGGGGCACGCTCACCCACGTCCCCCCGGCGGCCTCGACAGCGCGGGGGTACTCGCCGAAGGTCGGCGAAGGCGCCACGGCCACCCCGCCCCGCGCCAGCAGCGCGGCGAGCCGGATCAGCTCGGTGGCGCCGGCGCCCACGACCACGGCCGGAGCCGGCACCCCTTCGCGCTCGGCGAGGGCCGCCGCCAGCGTGGCCGAGTGCGGCTCGGGGTACAGCCGGATCCGCCCCAGGGCCGCCCGGACGGCCTCGACCACGCCCGGCGGCGGCCCGAACGGGTTCAGGTTCGCGCTGAAGTCGAGGACCCGGTCGGGGTCAAGCCCCCACCGGGCCGCCGCCGCATACACGTCGCCCCCGTGCGGGGGCGCCGGGCGCTCTCGCCCCGGCTGCCCGGCGCCCCCGCCGACGTCCGGCAGCACTCAGGACCCGGCCTCCAGCGCCCCGACGGCCCGCAGGATCTGCCGCAGCTCCTCCCGGGCCGCCTCGCCCAGCGGCTGCAGCGGACGCCTGGGCGGGCCGCCGTAGTAGCCGATGAGGTCGAGTGCCGCCTTCAGGCCCGCCACCCCCCAGCTGGCAGTGACCGCCTTGTTCACGGCCAGGATCCGGAGCTGCAGCTCCCGGGCTTCGGCGATCCGGCCCGCCTGGGCCAGTTCCACGATCTCCGCGCACAGGTCGGGGATCACGTTCGCCGCCGCCAGGGTGCCGCCGACGCCGCCCACGACGATCGTCGGGAGCAGGAAGCTGGCCGAGCCGGCGAACACGGCGAAGTCCGCCGGGGCCCCGGCGACGATCTCGGCGATCTGGGTGATGTCGCCGCCGCTGTCCTTCACCCCGACGATGTTCGGGTGGGACGCCAGCCGGACCACGAGGCTGGCCGGCAGGTTGATCCCGGTGTTCCTCGGCATGTTGTAGATCATGACCGGGATGGGCGAGGCCTCGGCCACGTCGAGGAAGAACCGGGCGAGGACCT
Coding sequences:
- the cobD gene encoding threonine-phosphate decarboxylase CobD yields the protein MLPDVGGGAGQPGRERPAPPHGGDVYAAAARWGLDPDRVLDFSANLNPFGPPPGVVEAVRAALGRIRLYPEPHSATLAAALAEREGVPAPAVVVGAGATELIRLAALLARGGVAVAPSPTFGEYPRAVEAAGGTWVSVPLDPDRGFRPDVAALGGAARAARARLFFLCNPNNPTGVLLPAGEVLELAGVLAAQDCLLVVDESFVDLTPDPPAASVLAEAPRRPGLVVIRSLTKFYALPGLRLGYAVAAPALAGALRRLQDPWSVGALAQVAGRQALAEEAYAARTRAWVAEEPARLYRELAAIPGLRPLPPAANFILVDGSSTGLAAWELQERLGPLGILIRDCRSFGLPAGYFRVAVRTREDNARLLAALRRALGEGV
- a CDS encoding DUF1464 family protein, with amino-acid sequence MVRVLGVDPGTESFGLCCLEGGEMAWEEELPTADLGDEPDRLREHLAARGPYELICGPSGYGLPWRLARDLEEDDIRLAALVRPGDTGSGGIGAFTRVLRNLARLPWPVVLVPGVAHLATVPSHRKVNRIDMGTADKVCVAALAVADWARRTGRPYAAARLVVVEVGAAFTAVIGVEGGCIVDGLGGSSGAPGFRCGGAMDAEAAYWLGSVSKATVFSGGVYRVAGQPDPDWRGFLDAITSGAAPDRYRLAWDWWLEGIEKAVAAVAVNVGEPREVVLSGRVGLEPPVARALAERLRRYGGVAELRPRARAKAAAEGAAVIADGLAGGRYAGLVEAMRLREAGGTVLDHLYYG
- the cbiB gene encoding adenosylcobinamide-phosphate synthase CbiB — encoded protein: MIPQWVLVGAAYLVDGWVGDPPRWPHPVRWIGALITALERLVRPRTRGPRAELVAGAALAAATVAVSAGAAWAVLRVAGAIHPLVADGVAALGMASLLARRSLADAARSVWAPLHAGDLPHARTAAGQIVGRDTVGLDAGEVARAAIESVAENTSDGVIAPLFYAFIGGLPLMAAYKAVNTLDSMIGYRNDRYLYLGRAAARLDDAANWIPARLAALSLATAAALLHRRGTRAWKAALADARKHPSPNAGWPEAAMAGALGVRLGGTNFYGGVPSHRPVLHGAGRPPAAADLPRAVRLMQTACHLFLLAGLVVSALVHGAGAWVPGR
- a CDS encoding cytochrome ubiquinol oxidase subunit I, which codes for MNYPVWELPGLGGGLLIAIVAIVHVYVAQFAVGGGIFLAVAEWRAHRKGDREQLAYLRYHSRIFLLLTIVLGALTGVGIWFTIGLVSPHGTALLIRNFVWFWAIEWTFFIVEIAAALLYYYGWDRMSPRTHVATGAIYAAAAWLSLAVISGIVAFMLTPGRWPETGNVLHAFFNPGYVPSMLARTAASLALAGLWGLLTAPVARDARVREEMVRFASYWLMPGFFALPLTSIWFLAVAPAPARALVLGGAAPVSLMFFFTLAASALIFFYARYGAFARAQHVTPVAAAVVLALGLVATGGTEWVREGIRKPYLVYGVLYSNGLYARDIPAMQGRSVLAEARWSLVKSAAEADPLTAGREVFRVQCMSCHTIDGYNGIRPLVAGWNEELLDTGLQHLDRLKGFMPPLVGTDEERKALVAYLLSLNPPGQTASAQQPALARAGALTGGE
- the selA gene encoding L-seryl-tRNA(Sec) selenium transferase; its protein translation is MQEWQQKRLREIPPVNEILSAEAAQALLRAHDRELVTEAVGEVLAAVRAEIAAAPDEAAAQAVDLSPEALARRAERHLQRRLRPRLRHVVNATGVVLHTNLGRSPLAEEAIEAIVRVAGRYNNLELDLATGERGSRYAHVEELLCRLTGAEAAMVVNNGAGAVLLMLSALCRDREVIVSRGELVEIGGSFRVPDVMVQGGARLVEVGTTNKTHLRDYENALRPETAAILKVHQSNFRVIGFTEAPPLADLAALAHRHGLPLLVDWGSGVMLDLRRLGLEPEVTMPELLAAGADLVTFSGDKLLGGPQGGFIVGRRSLVDRCRRHPLTRALRVDKLTLAGIEATLRLYLEPDRAAARIPILRMLALRPEDLQPVAEALAARIRQEAGDAVRVRLAEGFSAVGGGSLPGVEIPTVLVAVEPTGRPAHEVEAGLRAHEPPVLARVQRGEVLLDPRTLWPDEIPLVAAAVARAAGQGR
- a CDS encoding pyridoxal-phosphate dependent enzyme, producing MEFVCNSCDHHHRGADAPWRCPRCGGAFDLRLEVDLRRQAIETGPPNLWRYAGALPPVPPEARVSLGEPVTPLVESTWAGVPVRFKLDYLFPTGSYKDRGNAVFVSVLRAAGVSAVVEDSSGNAGASLAAYCARAGIRCTIYAPADTSPAKLVQIRAYGAEVVAVPGSRAETARAVQVAAERTYYASHNWNPIFLHAMKTLAFEMCEQLGWRAPAAVVMPCGYGSVVLGAYLGFQDLVSAGLIDRLPRLVAVQAAACAPLYAAYRAEGRAPACSGHTLAEGIACAEPVRPERILEAIRASGGEVIAVSEDEILDGLRALAAQGLYVEPTSAVVAAAMSRLAGEGRLEPGTVAVLTGSGLKATEKLVRVLTTGTQVRF
- a CDS encoding dihydrodipicolinate synthase family protein — protein: MKRFTGVFAPIPTPFDANEEVAYPQLKENLARWARTRLAGLVVFGSNGESVLLDAEEKERLIAFVREHFPSDRPVIAGTGAESTRETIRLTRRAAELGASAALVLNPTYYKGSMNEEVLARFFLDVAEASPIPVMIYNMPRNTGINLPASLVVRLASHPNIVGVKDSGGDITQIAEIVAGAPADFAVFAGSASFLLPTIVVGGVGGTLAAANVIPDLCAEIVELAQAGRIAEARELQLRILAVNKAVTASWGVAGLKAALDLIGYYGGPPRRPLQPLGEAAREELRQILRAVGALEAGS